Below is a genomic region from Caulobacter rhizosphaerae.
GCGCCCGTGGCGGCGCAGGCGTGCTCCCCCGTCCCAGGCTACATACGCCCCAGCAATTTCGAACTGGTCCAGATCGCCGACGCCATCGTTGTCGCCAGGCCGATCAGCGAAAGGGGCGGCGCAATCGAGAGCCGGGTGCGGTTTCGGGTCGAGCAGGTCCTCAAGGGCCAGGCGGCTCCCGAGATCGAAGTTCCCTGGTTCCGGCTGGGCCGCGCCTTTCCAAGCGACCCCGGCGTCCTGGCCTTCTCGCATCCCGAGGGCCACGCCGGCTCATGCAACCGGACGACGCTCAGCACCAAGGCGTCCTACATCCTGTTCCTGGCCAAGACGGCCGACGGATATGCCCAGCTGGGCTTCCCGTTCTCCCGCGTCAGCGAGGACTATGCCGGTGAGGGCGCCCTATGGACCCGCACGATCCGCACCTATCTGAAAATCCAGAGCGCCGCGGCGCCCATGGCCCAGTTGACCGAACTCGACGCCTTGCGCGCGGCGATCGCGGCCCAGCCGAGCCGGACGCGTGACGAGGCCGCGCTGGCCCAGGACATCGCCGACCACCTGGGCTCCATCTCGCCGTGGAAACCGACCGAGTTCCTGATGGAAGCCTATGCCGGCCACGCCGCCGGGCGGCCGCCGCGCTATCCGCCACGGCGGGCGGCGTTCGATGAGGAGCAGTCGGAAGCCCAGGCCATGACCGGCGCGATGATGAGCCTCCTGGGCGTCGAACCGCCCGCGCCTCGGCCCGATCCCTTCAAGGATCGCCTGATCGCCGTTCTCCTGGCCGGCGATCACCCTGGCGCCATGCCGCTGTTCGAACCCTTCGCCCGGCCCGAGGCTTCCCCGGCCGATCTGGCGCTGGCCATCCGGTTCTTCGCCAAGAACGGGCGTCTGCGGGAAGCCTACCAGCTCATCGAAACGCGCGTCGCGCCCCTGATGACGACGGCGTCGCGGGAAGACTTCTTCACCTTGGCCTGGGCTGTCAGTGAAGCCTTGCAGGATCCGCTCGACGGCGAGGGGCGGCCGCGCTGGCGCGACGACGCCTATTCGGCGGCTCGCTGGCCGCGCCTGGCCCTCGAACTCACGAAGTTGTCGCAACGAAGATTCGACGAAGATCTGCGGTTCGAGGAGTCGCTGAAATCTCTGCTGACCGGAGACTATCGCGCCGATCCCGCCCTGACCCTGACGCTCTCGGGCCGAGACCAGGCCATCAGCGACTGGGCGGACCAGGAACTGGCGAAGCGCGAGAACCTCGCGGCGTCGGCCGGCCAAGGGCCGGAAGCCCCCCTCCTGTTGCCGCTGAGGATCCGGCTGCGATGGGAGGGCGTCGGCGGCGACGACATCGCCCCGCTGGCCGCCGTCTTCTGCCAGGGTCCCGTCCAGCGTCGCATGCTCTTCGAGGCCTGGGGCGAATTCGGCGGCTGGATGAGCGACAAGGCCCTGCTCCGCCTGGCCGCATCGCCGGCCATGGAGGCGGGAGACCGTCAGGCGCTGGCGGCGGCGCTACCGGCCTGGGACAAGCGCTACGCCGCCCAGATGGGCGAAAGTCGTGTCACCGGCGACCCGACGATGCAGAAGCTCGCCCAAGGCCTGCCGATCACCGCGAGGGACATCAAGCCGCGAAAGCCGGTGTCGTGTCCGCGGCCCTGACCTCTTTGAGCCGATCTCAGACCTGCGGCACCGTCTCCTTCAGCCTTCCCCCCACGCGGATCGGCTCGACCCGAACCGCCAGGCCGGTGCGGTCGTCGGTCTCGACGAACACGCCGCAGACCGTGGCCGGGCCGCTGGCGGGCGTATAGCGGCCGCCGCTGATCTTGGTGGTGAAGCGCCGCAGGGGCTCTTCCTTCTGGTTGCCGATCACGCTGTCATAGTCGGCGCAGGCCCCGGCGTCGGTCTGGTAGGCGGTGCCGCCCGGCAGGATCTGGGCGTCGGCGGTCGGGACGTGGGTGTGGGTGCCCACCACCAGCGAGGCGCGACCGTCGCAATAGTGGCCCATGGCCATCTTCTCGGACGTGGCCTCGCAGTGCATGTCGACCACCACCGCGTCGGCCACCTGGCCCAGCGGGGCCTTGTCCAGCTCGCGGTCGGCGGCGGCGAACGGGTCGTCCATGGCGTCCATGTGCACCCGGCCCAGCAGGTTGATCACCATGATCGTCCGGCCGCCCTCGGTCTGGAACAGGTGGCTGCCCTTGCCCGGGGCGTCCGACAGGATCGGATAGTTGGCCGGCCGGATCAGGCGCGGCTCGCGCACGATGTAGGTCAGGGCCTCGCGCTGGTCCCAGCTGTGGTTGCCCAGGGTCAGGCAGTCGGCCCCGGCCTCGAACAGCTCGCGCGCGGTGTTCTCGGTGATGCCGAAGCCGGCGGCGGCGTTCTCGGCGTTGATGATCACGAACTCCAGCTGGAGTTGGCGACGCAGGGCGGGAAGGTGGTCGGCCAGGCCGTCGCGGCCCGACTTGCCCACGACGTCGCCGAAGAAAGCAAAGCGCATGAATCTCAGTCCTCTTGGACGGCGATATACTCGCTTTCCGTCAGGATGGCGTCCAATCGTTGGTCGTGCGGTTCATCGGGCAGGCCGTGTGTCTCCTGGCCCACATAGGCCAGGCCCAACACGAAGACGCTCTTGCGGGCGCGCAGGGCCGCCAGCGCCCGGTCGTAATAGCCGCCGCCCTGGCCCAGCCGCCGTCCCTGGCGGTCGAAGGCCAGCAGCGGCGTGACCACCAGGTCGGGCTCGACGATCGGCTGCCCGGGGGGCGGGGCGACCAGGCCGATGGCGTCGCGCGCCAGGACCTCGCCGGGAGTCCAGCGCCGATAGACCATATGGCCGCCGGGCTGTTCGGGGCCGACGCCCTCCACGCTGGGCAGGGCCAGGGTCCAGCCGGCGCTCGCCAGCCAGTCGGCCAGGGGCAGGGCCGAAAGCTCCGAGCCCAGGCCGTGATAGACGGCCGCGACCCGGCCGCGCGGATTGGGGAAGCGCTGCGTCAGCGGCCCCCGGGCCACCTCGACGACCGCACGGTCGGCCTCGGGATGCTCGCGGGCCAGGTCCTTGCGGCGGTTCCGGACGAACAATCGCAGGGCGGTCTTGGCGGCGGCGGGATCGGCGATCGTCATGAAGCCCTTGTCTGTTGGAGAAGCGGTAAGCTGCTGGTGTCTTCCGGGACGTCCGCCTGGTGTTCTCAGCACCAGGCGGACCGCCGGCGGAGGGACCGATAACCCCTGAGCGTTTTGGCGCTGCGGGTGAGCCTGGTCGCCGCTGGCATATCCATGACCCGGATGGTTGCAGGGACGTATGGGTCCGGAGCCACAAGGATGGGATCGATGGATAGGAACAAGTCTAGCACAACGATCGCCGGGATCGATGTGGGCAAGCGCCAGTTGGATGCGGCCGTGCTCGGCAGGGCCGAGCAGCATCGGGTGGCCAACGACGCAGCGGGCTGGGAAGGGCTGATCGCCTGGCTGGCGGAACGCGGCGTCAGACGCGTGGGGCTGGAGGCGACGGCGGGCTACGAGCGCGGCGTGCGGGCCAGACTTGAGGCGGCGGGGCTGGAGGTGGTGGTGCACCAGCCGCTGGAGGTGAAGCTGTTCGCGCGCCTCAAGCGGCGGCGGGCCAAGACCGACCGGCTGGATGCGGCGCTGATCGCGGCGGCGACGGCGCAGGTGGACACGGTGCGGGCGGCCCAGGACCCGCGCCTGGCCCATCTGGCCGAACGCCTGACGGCCTACGAGCAGATCAGCGACCAGGCCGCCCAGCTGAAGACCTTCATGGAGCATGTGACCCTGCCCGATCTGGCCGCCAGCCTGGGCGAGCAGATCCAGAGCCTGGCGCGGCTGAAGGCCCGGCTGGCGCGCGAGATCCTGGCCGCGCTCAAGGCCTGGCCCGACCTTCTGGCCCGCTGGACGCTGCTGCGGTCTCTGCCAGGTGTCGGGCCGCTGGTGGCCGCCAGCCTGGTGATCCGCATGCCCGAGCTGGGCGCCCTCAAGCGCGGCCAGCCCGCCAGCCTGCTGGGCGTGGCTCCCTTCGACCTCCAGTCGGGCCAATGGAAGGGCCAGAGCTTCATCGGCGGCGGTCGAAGCCGACCTCGCCGCATGCTCTATCTGGCCGCCATCGTCGCCAAGCGCTTCGATGCCGCCTTCAAGATCTTCGCCGATCGCCTCCTGGCCGCCGGCAAACCGCCCAAGGTCGCCATCGTCGCCGTCATGCGAAAACTCGTCGAAGCCGCAAACCTCGTCCTCAAGCGACAGCAGCCCTGGGTTCGCCACGCCTGATCAACATGGTTGCTCACCCAATCAGTTCGCAATCAGCGCGAAACTGGACCCAGGCATGGATGGCGTACACAAAATCGCTGTGCGTTAGCGTCCCGGGATCGAGCCGGCGAGGAGACAGCAGGGTTGCGAGTTCGGCGTAGAAAAGTTGGTAGTCCTCGCGCATCGCGCCGGCGCCGGGCAAGGGCGGCGCATCGCGGGCGCGGTGGTCAGAAAGCCAGTCGCGAACACAGCGGATCGCCTCGTCCGGATCATTGTCGTGCGACTCGATGTCCTGGCCGCTGATATCCGAAAGGGCGGCGTCGTAGCGATGGCGATCGGCGTCCAGGATCAACGCGCGCTTGCGGCGATGACGCGGCTCGCCGAGCAATCGGGCGCCGAGGTGAAGCCCAAGCTCCATCGGCATGTTGAACCGAGGCAGAGCGCCCCGTTCGACCTCCACCCGCGACAGGTCGTGTATGCCCCAGTCACACTCGCCGATCATCCGGGCGATCTTGTCGATGCGGACCTCGGCGCCGTCGGTGGAATCCAGCGCGCAACGGGGATGATAGCCTGACAAGACGATCGTGAAGACCATCGCCCGGAAGATCGGCTGGAAGTCGCTATCGAACGGGCAGTTTATGAAGACGGATCGGGCCGCCGGAAACCTAACCCTTGGACGCGGCGTCACGCGTCGTATCGTTCATTGTCCGGAAGCCTTCCCGGATGGCCTCGGCGATCGCGGAACGTTTTCCGACCATGGGCTGGATCGTGATCCCCCGATACACGACAGCGCGATCCTGCCGGCTGACGTCAGCCTTCGCTGGGCGGGTGGTCGATGTCTTGCGCGCAGTCGCCATGGCCGGAATTATGGCATGAAACAGAGAGTGAACAAGTGAAGAAAGGTGGCGGCGCCGTGAAGAACCGTGAAGACGTTTCAATCCACTCGAACCTGTTAGTTACAGGTGGGCCCCGTGTTCCCGCAGCCACGGCCACGGGAGGGAACAGGTCCCGATAGAGAGATTAAGGTCCCTGGGAATAGAAATCTTCGACGAGGGCCACAGCTGACCCGCCGTTGGGGAATATAGGGCGTCCGGCAGGCCGGCGCCAGCGCCGCGTTGACGCGGGCGGCTCAGAAATCCCTCCCCACGGGGAGAGGAGCTTTTCCTCGACGCCCCGACGGCGTAGCAGACCCGCATGCGAACGCCCCTCGTCGTCCTGGACCGCCAACGCAAGCTGGCCCGGCTGCGCGCCAAGCGCTCTATGCGCACCGCCGTGGTCATCGGCTCGGCCGTGGCGGGGGGCGTGGCGGCGGTCGGCTTCGCCAAGCTGTGCGACGCGGCCATGGAGGCCCATGCCTGGCTGGTGGGCCCCCGCCACTGGCTGGGACCGGTGCTGCTGCTGGTCGGCTTTCCGCTGGTCGTCTGGCTGACCCGCAAGCTCGCCCCGGCCGCCGCCGGCAGCGGCATTCCGCAGGTGATCGCCGCCAGCGAGATCGGCCGCCGCCGCGACGAAGCCGGCAAGCCCATCCCCGACGACCGGGTGTCGCTGAAGACCGCGGCGCTCAAGGTCGCCCTGGCGGCCCTATTCCTGGTGTTCGGCGCCTCGATCGGCCGGGAGGGCCCGACCGTGCAGGTGGTCGCGGCGGTCATGGCGTTCCTGACCTCCCGTCTGCGCGGCGGCCCGCGCCGGCGCACGATCCTGATCGCCGGTGGGGCGGCGGGGGTGTCGGCCGCCTTCAACACTCCGATCGCCGGCATCGTCTTCGCGGTCGAGGAACTGGCCAAGGGCTTCGACAAGCGCGCCACCTCCGTGGTGATCCTGGCGGTCGTCTCGGCCGGGGTCGCGGCCTTCGCCCTGGGTGGGAACTACGCCTATTTCGGCGACCTGGCCGGGTCGGCGGGCTGGAGCACCTGGCTCAGCGCGCCGCTGATCGGCGTCGGGGCCGGCCTGGCCGGCGGGCTGTTCTCGCGCCTGCTGTCGGCCTGGATGACCGGCGACAATCCCGTGCGCCGCCTGCGCGAGGCGCGGCCGCTGGGCTTCGCGGCGCTGTGCGGGCTGGCGGCGGCGACCACCGCGGCCCTGACCAAGGGGGTGGCGTACGGCGCCGGCTACGCCGAGGCCAAGAACCTGCTGCTGGGCCACTTCGCCTCGGGCTGGCGGCTGGCGGCGGGCAAGTGGATCTCGACCCTGGCGGCGGCGGTCAGCGGCGCGCCGGGCGGGATCTTCGCGCCGTCCCTGGCCACCGGCGCGGGCCTGGGCGCCCTGTTCGCCCACGTCGCGCCCTGGGCCGGCGGGCGCGAGGCGGTGACCCTGGGCATGGCCGCCTACCTGACGGGCGTCGTCCAGGCCCCGCTGACCAGCGCGGTGATCCTGATGGAGATGACCCGCGATCCGGGCCTGGTCGGACCGCTGCTGCTGGCGTGCCTGGTGGCCCGCAAGTGTTCGGAAATGCTGTGTCCCGTGCCGCTCTACCATACCCTGGCGCGGGCCTGGACCACGCCCCGCCGGCGCTCCGAGGCCGAGGCCGCGACCTAGCCCTTCACCAGCTCCCCCATCACCGCGCGCCAACCCCGCTGGGCCTCCGCTCCCGCCCGGTCGAAGGCGGCGCGCAGGTGGCGGGTCTGGGCTTCGGTGAGTTCGGCCTCCAGCTTGCGGCCCGCGGCCGTCAGGGCCAGGCGCTTGACGCGGCGGTCCTGGGTCGAGGCCTCGGCGCGGACCAAGTCCATCTCCATCAGCTGGCGCAGCGGGGCGTTCAGGGCCTGCTTGCTGACCGCCAGCAGGTCCAGCAGGCCGCGCACCGACACCTCCGGCCGGCGACCGATGAAATAGAGGATGCGGTGATGCACCCGCCCCAGCCCCCGTCGCTCCAGGATGCGGTCGGGACGGTCCGTAAAGCCGCGATAGGCGAAATAGAATTGCTCGATCGCGGCGTGCAGATCGCCCGCTGGGGCAGGATCATCCAGGTCAACCATATTGACACAATAGGGCCGACGCGCTCATCGTGTCGATAGGTCAAGATCATTGACGCGGTTGAGAGGTGAGCCATGGCGCGGCTGTCGATGCGCAGTGCGGATATCAAGCACTCGCCGGTCCGCGAGATGCTGAACGTGTCGCAGCGCCCGGGCATGATCTCGTTCGCCGGCGGCCTGCCCTCGCCCGAGACCTTCGCCGGCCTGGACCTGCCGCCGCCCCCGCGCGAGCTGCTGCAATACGGACCCACCGAGGGCGAGCCGGCCCTGCGGGAACGGATCGCCCTGGACCTGGCCGAGCTGGGCCTGGACACCGCGCCGGACCGGGTGATGGTGCTGTCGGGCTCGCAGCAGGGCGTCGACCTGGCCGCCAAGCTGGTGATCGACGCCGGCACGGCCCTGGCCGTGGAGTCGCCCGCCTACCTGGCCGCCCTGCAGGTGTTCCGCTTCTACGGCGCGCGGTTCCAGATCATCGACCGGTCCGCGCCCGGGGCCGGCTGGGGCGAGACGCCGCCGTCCATGGCCTATGTCATTCCCACCTTCCAGAACCCGTCGGGCCATTGCTGGACCGCCGAGGAGCGCCAGGCCATGGCCGCGGCCTGCCGGGCCCGCGACGTGATCCTGTTCGAGGACGATCCCTATCGCGACCTGGTCTATGCGCCATGCGACCGCCGTCCCGTCTGCGCCGACATGGCCGGCGGGTCGTGGATCTACCAGGGCTCGTTCTCCAAGACCGTCGCTCCGGGCCTGCGCCTGGGCTACCTGACCGCCTCGCCGGACCTGTTCCCGCTGCTGGTCCAGCTGAAGCAGGCCGCCGACCTGCACACCAACCGGCTCAGCCAGTGGATGGTGCTGCAATATCTGAACGACCCCGGCCGCGCCGAGCGGATGGAGCAGGTCCGCGACCTCTACCGACGCAAACGCGACGCCTTCGCCGACGCCCTGACCCGGCATCTGGGCGATCGGGCCTCGTGGACCCTGCCGCCGGGCGGGCTGTTCTTCTGGCTGACCCTGGCGGACGGGGTCGACGTCGAGGTCCTGCTCCAGCGCTGCGTCGAGCGCGGCGTGCTGTTCACCCCGGGGGCCCATTTCCTGGCCGAGGGCGGCGCCAGTTCGACGATGCGGCTGAACTTCAGCCTGGCCGAGCCCGAGGCGGCCGAGCGCGGCCTGGCGGTGATCGGGGCGCTGCTGCGGGGCTGAGGCCGCGCTTCCTCCGCCCCGCCTCGCCGGCAGGTGACCACGGCCGGCGAAAGCACGCTTGCGCCAACCCGACTCCCTCTCTAAACGGGCGGCTTAACCTGCAAGATGGTCGGCAGCGGGCGCGCGGATGTGCGCGACCGTGTCTCTGCGCGCGAGTTTTCCGATGCCCAAAAGAACAGACATCTCCTCGATCCTGATCATCGGCGCCGGCCCGATCGTCATCGGCCAGGCGTGCGAGTTCGACTATTCGGGCGTCCAGGCCTGCAAGGCGCTGCGCGCCGAGGGCTACCGGATCATCCTGGTCAATTCGAATCCGGCCACGATCATGACCGACCCGGACGTGGCCGACGCGACCTATATCGAGCCGATCACGCCCGACATGGTCGCCAAGATCATCGAGAAGGAGCGGCCCGACGCC
It encodes:
- a CDS encoding MarR family winged helix-turn-helix transcriptional regulator, which codes for MVDLDDPAPAGDLHAAIEQFYFAYRGFTDRPDRILERRGLGRVHHRILYFIGRRPEVSVRGLLDLLAVSKQALNAPLRQLMEMDLVRAEASTQDRRVKRLALTAAGRKLEAELTEAQTRHLRAAFDRAGAEAQRGWRAVMGELVKG
- a CDS encoding chloride channel protein — its product is MRTPLVVLDRQRKLARLRAKRSMRTAVVIGSAVAGGVAAVGFAKLCDAAMEAHAWLVGPRHWLGPVLLLVGFPLVVWLTRKLAPAAAGSGIPQVIAASEIGRRRDEAGKPIPDDRVSLKTAALKVALAALFLVFGASIGREGPTVQVVAAVMAFLTSRLRGGPRRRTILIAGGAAGVSAAFNTPIAGIVFAVEELAKGFDKRATSVVILAVVSAGVAAFALGGNYAYFGDLAGSAGWSTWLSAPLIGVGAGLAGGLFSRLLSAWMTGDNPVRRLREARPLGFAALCGLAAATTAALTKGVAYGAGYAEAKNLLLGHFASGWRLAAGKWISTLAAAVSGAPGGIFAPSLATGAGLGALFAHVAPWAGGREAVTLGMAAYLTGVVQAPLTSAVILMEMTRDPGLVGPLLLACLVARKCSEMLCPVPLYHTLARAWTTPRRRSEAEAAT
- a CDS encoding TIGR00282 family metallophosphoesterase → MRFAFFGDVVGKSGRDGLADHLPALRRQLQLEFVIINAENAAAGFGITENTARELFEAGADCLTLGNHSWDQREALTYIVREPRLIRPANYPILSDAPGKGSHLFQTEGGRTIMVINLLGRVHMDAMDDPFAAADRELDKAPLGQVADAVVVDMHCEATSEKMAMGHYCDGRASLVVGTHTHVPTADAQILPGGTAYQTDAGACADYDSVIGNQKEEPLRRFTTKISGGRYTPASGPATVCGVFVETDDRTGLAVRVEPIRVGGRLKETVPQV
- a CDS encoding PLP-dependent aminotransferase family protein; protein product: MARLSMRSADIKHSPVREMLNVSQRPGMISFAGGLPSPETFAGLDLPPPPRELLQYGPTEGEPALRERIALDLAELGLDTAPDRVMVLSGSQQGVDLAAKLVIDAGTALAVESPAYLAALQVFRFYGARFQIIDRSAPGAGWGETPPSMAYVIPTFQNPSGHCWTAEERQAMAAACRARDVILFEDDPYRDLVYAPCDRRPVCADMAGGSWIYQGSFSKTVAPGLRLGYLTASPDLFPLLVQLKQAADLHTNRLSQWMVLQYLNDPGRAERMEQVRDLYRRKRDAFADALTRHLGDRASWTLPPGGLFFWLTLADGVDVEVLLQRCVERGVLFTPGAHFLAEGGASSTMRLNFSLAEPEAAERGLAVIGALLRG
- a CDS encoding IS110 family transposase, with the translated sequence MDRNKSSTTIAGIDVGKRQLDAAVLGRAEQHRVANDAAGWEGLIAWLAERGVRRVGLEATAGYERGVRARLEAAGLEVVVHQPLEVKLFARLKRRRAKTDRLDAALIAAATAQVDTVRAAQDPRLAHLAERLTAYEQISDQAAQLKTFMEHVTLPDLAASLGEQIQSLARLKARLAREILAALKAWPDLLARWTLLRSLPGVGPLVAASLVIRMPELGALKRGQPASLLGVAPFDLQSGQWKGQSFIGGGRSRPRRMLYLAAIVAKRFDAAFKIFADRLLAAGKPPKVAIVAVMRKLVEAANLVLKRQQPWVRHA
- a CDS encoding 5-formyltetrahydrofolate cyclo-ligase, coding for MTIADPAAAKTALRLFVRNRRKDLAREHPEADRAVVEVARGPLTQRFPNPRGRVAAVYHGLGSELSALPLADWLASAGWTLALPSVEGVGPEQPGGHMVYRRWTPGEVLARDAIGLVAPPPGQPIVEPDLVVTPLLAFDRQGRRLGQGGGYYDRALAALRARKSVFVLGLAYVGQETHGLPDEPHDQRLDAILTESEYIAVQED